The following nucleotide sequence is from Syntrophus gentianae.
CGATCCGGATCGGGACCATCGACCGGGGGTTGTGATAACCAAGCCACAGGACCAGGGCGGCGGGCAATCCAACCCCAAGCCCCAGAGGGGCGATCTTCAGGAAGCGGTTCCGGGTGCGAAGCTTGAAAATCGCGATCTTTCCGATCAGCTGGTTGACCAGGCCGCCGGGACAGAGCCAGCCGCAGAAGGCCCGGCCGAAGAGGATGACGGAAAGGGGAAGGAAGAGCCAGAAGCCCCAGAAGAGAGTCGTAATCCTTCCCCAGCAGGTGAGGACCGGGCAGTTCTGACAATCGACAAACGGAACAAGGAAAGGGCACCGGAAGATCCCGTAAAAGGACCATTGGCCCAGGACGGCGAGCATGCCTGCCTGGGTCGCCCTGCGAATCCACGGAAGAACTTTGCGGGCTTTTAACTTTACATCGCTCTCAGACATCTCTCACCCCCAGCTTTTCAATCAGCATCCGGCCTTTTTCAGAGGCAGCCGGAATGAAGCCCTGCCGCTCGAAGATCGCCTGCGCTTCGTCGGAGCACATAAATTGAACATAGTCATCGGCAAGGGCACGATCTTTCGCGTATTTCATGACCCCGATGGTGAACGTCAGCGGTCCCGGCGGAAAGAAGTTCTCCTGGATGGGGATGACTTCCACTTTTCCCTCAAATTGCGCCATGCGCGTCATTCGCCGCTCCACGATGGAGGCCTTTCCTTCCCCGGCGATGATCTCCGGCATCATCTTGATCACGCAGCTCTCCTTCTCAACCGTGTTCTTGAGAACCGCCTGGTCGATTTTCGCCTTCTTGAGGATGCCCATCACCGCGTCGCCGCCCGGCGGAGAGGCGCCAAGGGGCAGGATCACCGGCACGCCCGGACGGGCCAGGTCCTCTACCGATTTAATGCCGGCAGGGTTCCCCAAGGGCGTGATTATTACGTACTCGGTAAAACACAGGGGACGGAAATAAAGCATCTTCTTTGCCGCCTTCAGGCTTTTGGCAAGTTTCAGCACACGCCCGGCAAAGACCTCCGTGACGGCCCCTCCCAGCAGCGATTTGCCCAGCGCCGCCGCAAAAGCCCCGGTATATTCAATCTTTATCCCGGCTCTCTTCTCGTAGATACGGTTCGCAGGATTCATGGCTTCCGCCAGTCCCCCGCAGGACCAGACCTTCAGCGAATCGGCCTGAAACCGCCCTGCCGACAGGAGGCCCGGCGTCATCGTCGCGGCGGCGACCGTTGAGGCCATGACCGTCTTCAGAAACGTCCTTCTCTCCATTCCGCTCTCTTTCTTTTCCACCTCTCTCTCCCCCTTTATGAAATTGGTCCCTCTCTGTTCAATTTTCTTAAAATGAGCAGCAGGCTGCCCGGCAGACTGGCCAGCATAACGATGAGCATGAAACCGAGCGATTGCGCCGTCGCCTGGGTCGCCGAGATCCCAACCGCCCCGTACAATACAATGGACGTTCCCTGATTCACCCCGATACCATTAATGGAG
It contains:
- a CDS encoding 4Fe-4S binding protein produces the protein MSESDVKLKARKVLPWIRRATQAGMLAVLGQWSFYGIFRCPFLVPFVDCQNCPVLTCWGRITTLFWGFWLFLPLSVILFGRAFCGWLCPGGLVNQLIGKIAIFKLRTRNRFLKIAPLGLGVGLPAALVLWLGYHNPRSMVPIRIGEFWNAIRLSFEHASPFWLTRTFVVLGLVAAGLIVANLWCRFACPTGGLLELVKRIALFRVFKTSACNDCDACLRVCEMGTRPDEVNCTNCGDCLKTCPVDAIQFGRKRK
- a CDS encoding substrate-binding domain-containing protein produces the protein MEKKESGMERRTFLKTVMASTVAAATMTPGLLSAGRFQADSLKVWSCGGLAEAMNPANRIYEKRAGIKIEYTGAFAAALGKSLLGGAVTEVFAGRVLKLAKSLKAAKKMLYFRPLCFTEYVIITPLGNPAGIKSVEDLARPGVPVILPLGASPPGGDAVMGILKKAKIDQAVLKNTVEKESCVIKMMPEIIAGEGKASIVERRMTRMAQFEGKVEVIPIQENFFPPGPLTFTIGVMKYAKDRALADDYVQFMCSDEAQAIFERQGFIPAASEKGRMLIEKLGVRDV